A genomic stretch from Xenopus laevis strain J_2021 chromosome 6S, Xenopus_laevis_v10.1, whole genome shotgun sequence includes:
- the LOC108695529 gene encoding gastrula zinc finger protein XlCGF57.1-like isoform X6 has translation MDVPPADGFQERETEILQLKIKEEEEDSDYYQNPMGSSAASLTDVVTEIKCEEEDSVIKHHVTAVKCECESVNVAASSEAELEVLQIKIKEEDPEDHLNSVESSEEALAEESCSRWDPDPSECLISPKKSLLVEAKESLQEAGVLRTQHKTQTDSEEYEDCSASADTSAFICEKCGKCFFGNRDPPTHLCAAGTENLLDQCNNETIQGSLFTCTECGKHYNNKCSLKTHQLRHIGVKPFTCPDCGKTFSLKKDLNRHQKIHTGEKPFTCTECGKGFYLRGNLNIHYKIHTGEKPYACTECGKSFSEKSKLRKHHKIHTGEKPFTCTECGKSYSEKSKLLNHHKVHTGENLFNCTECGGTFLTKNSLTQHQMIHTGEKPFTCTECGKGFSTKNSLTSHERIHTGEKPFTCSECGKCFSRKCNLNVHERIHRKEEGKERERKSFPCAECGKTFAVKNNLKKHQQIHTLQRTIQRKRNIIAQQHNVLMGQEQAGLTSVTLCSAISAPQLLDSKLITVLFLPQTS, from the exons ATGGATGTGCCTCCTGCTGATG GATTCCAAGAGAGGGAAACAGAAATATTACAATTAAAGataaaggaggaagaagaagactcTGATTATTATCAGAACCCAATGGGAAGCTCAGCGGCCTCACTTACTGATGTGG TCACTGAAATTAAATGTGAGGAGGAAGACTCTGTCATAAAGCATCACGTCACTGCCGTAAAGTGTGAATGTGAGTCAGTGAATGTGGCTG cttcctcagaggcagaACTGGAAGTATTACAGATAAAGATAAAGGAAGAAGATCCTGAAGATCATCTGAACTCAGTAGAAAGCTCAGAAGAGGCACTTGCTGAAG AGAGTTGTAGCCGTTGGGATCCTGACCCCTCGGAATGTTTGATAAGTCCCAAGAAATCACTGTTGGTAGAAGCC AAGGAGTCATTACAGGAGGCTGGAGTGTTGCGGACACAACACAAAACACAGACTGACTCTGAGGAATACGAGGACTGCTCAGCAAGCGCCGACACATCTGCTTTTATCTGTGAAAAATGCGGGAAATGTTTCTTTGGCAATAGGGATCCTCCCACCCACCTCTGTGCTGCCGGTACTGAGAATTTACTGGATCAGTGTAATAATGAGACCATACAGGGGAGTCTCTTTACCTGCACTGAATGTGGCAAACACTACAACAATAAATGTAGcctaaaaacacatcagttgcgGCACATAGGAGTGAAACCATTCACATGCCCCGACTGCGGTAAAACGTTTTCTCTAAAGAAAGATCTCAACAGACACCAAAaaattcacactggagagaaaccgtTCACTTGCACAGAATGCGGCAAAGGCTTTTATCTAAGGGGCAACCTTAATATTCACTACAAGATTCACACTGGAGAAAAGCCTTACGCTTGCACGGAATGCGGCAAAAGCTTCTCTGAGAAGAGCAAGCTCCGCAAACACCACAAGattcacacgggagagaaaccgtTCACCTGCACGGAGTGTGGCAAGAGTTACTCTGAGAAGAGCAAGCTTCTCAACCACCATAAAGTCCACACGGGGGAGAACCTTTTCAACTGCACGGAATGTGGTGGAACCTTTCTAACCAAAAACTCGCTCACGCAACATCAGATGAtccacaccggggagaaaccattcacctgtacgGAATGTGGGAAAGGCTTCTCTACTAAAAACAGCCTGACGTCCCACGAGAGGattcacaccggggagaaacccttcacctGCTCTGAGTGCGGGAAATGCTTTTCTCGGAAGTGCAACCTTAACGTCCACGAGAGAATTCACAGAAAGGAAGAGGGAAAGGAAAGAGAGCGCAAGTCGTTCCCGTGTGCAGAATGTGGCAAGACTTTCGCCGTAAAGAACAACCTTAAGAAGCACCAGCAAATTCACACACTGCAGAGAACCATTCAGAGGAAAAGGAACATCATCGCTCAGCAGCACAATGTGCTCATGGGACAGGAACAGGCGGGACTTACATCAGTGACTTTGTGCTCTGCTATTAGTGCCCCTCAGTTATTAGACAGCAAATTAATTACAGTGTTGTTTCTACCTCAGACTTCCTAG
- the LOC108695529 gene encoding gastrula zinc finger protein XlCGF57.1-like isoform X2, producing the protein MDVPPADGFQERETEILQLKIKEEEEDSDYYQNPMGSSAASLTDVVTEIKCEEEDSVIKHHVTAVKCECESVNVAASSEAELEVLQIKIKEEDPEDHLNSVESSEEALAEESCSRWDPDPSECLISPKKSLLVEASSHLDSLDSAKESLQEAGVLRTQHKTQTDSEEYEDCSASADTSAFICEKCGKCFFGNRDPPTHLCAAGTENLLDQCNNETIQGSLFTCTECGKHYNNKCSLKTHQLRHIGVKPFTCPDCGKTFSLKKDLNRHQKIHTGEKPFTCTECGKGFYLRGNLNIHYKIHTGEKPYACTECGKSFSEKSKLRKHHKIHTGEKPFTCTECGKSYSEKSKLLNHHKVHTGENLFNCTECGGTFLTKNSLTQHQMIHTGEKPFTCTECGKGFSTKNSLTSHERIHTGEKPFTCSECGKCFSRKCNLNVHERIHRKEEGKERERKSFPCAECGKTFAVKNNLKKHQQIHTLQRTIQRKRNIIAQQHNVLMGQEQAGLTSVTLCSAISAPQLLDSKLITVLFLPQTS; encoded by the exons ATGGATGTGCCTCCTGCTGATG GATTCCAAGAGAGGGAAACAGAAATATTACAATTAAAGataaaggaggaagaagaagactcTGATTATTATCAGAACCCAATGGGAAGCTCAGCGGCCTCACTTACTGATGTGG TCACTGAAATTAAATGTGAGGAGGAAGACTCTGTCATAAAGCATCACGTCACTGCCGTAAAGTGTGAATGTGAGTCAGTGAATGTGGCTG cttcctcagaggcagaACTGGAAGTATTACAGATAAAGATAAAGGAAGAAGATCCTGAAGATCATCTGAACTCAGTAGAAAGCTCAGAAGAGGCACTTGCTGAAG AGAGTTGTAGCCGTTGGGATCCTGACCCCTCGGAATGTTTGATAAGTCCCAAGAAATCACTGTTGGTAGAAGCCAGTTCTCATTTGGATTCATTGGATTCAGCTAAGGAGTCATTACAGGAGGCTGGAGTGTTGCGGACACAACACAAAACACAGACTGACTCTGAGGAATACGAGGACTGCTCAGCAAGCGCCGACACATCTGCTTTTATCTGTGAAAAATGCGGGAAATGTTTCTTTGGCAATAGGGATCCTCCCACCCACCTCTGTGCTGCCGGTACTGAGAATTTACTGGATCAGTGTAATAATGAGACCATACAGGGGAGTCTCTTTACCTGCACTGAATGTGGCAAACACTACAACAATAAATGTAGcctaaaaacacatcagttgcgGCACATAGGAGTGAAACCATTCACATGCCCCGACTGCGGTAAAACGTTTTCTCTAAAGAAAGATCTCAACAGACACCAAAaaattcacactggagagaaaccgtTCACTTGCACAGAATGCGGCAAAGGCTTTTATCTAAGGGGCAACCTTAATATTCACTACAAGATTCACACTGGAGAAAAGCCTTACGCTTGCACGGAATGCGGCAAAAGCTTCTCTGAGAAGAGCAAGCTCCGCAAACACCACAAGattcacacgggagagaaaccgtTCACCTGCACGGAGTGTGGCAAGAGTTACTCTGAGAAGAGCAAGCTTCTCAACCACCATAAAGTCCACACGGGGGAGAACCTTTTCAACTGCACGGAATGTGGTGGAACCTTTCTAACCAAAAACTCGCTCACGCAACATCAGATGAtccacaccggggagaaaccattcacctgtacgGAATGTGGGAAAGGCTTCTCTACTAAAAACAGCCTGACGTCCCACGAGAGGattcacaccggggagaaacccttcacctGCTCTGAGTGCGGGAAATGCTTTTCTCGGAAGTGCAACCTTAACGTCCACGAGAGAATTCACAGAAAGGAAGAGGGAAAGGAAAGAGAGCGCAAGTCGTTCCCGTGTGCAGAATGTGGCAAGACTTTCGCCGTAAAGAACAACCTTAAGAAGCACCAGCAAATTCACACACTGCAGAGAACCATTCAGAGGAAAAGGAACATCATCGCTCAGCAGCACAATGTGCTCATGGGACAGGAACAGGCGGGACTTACATCAGTGACTTTGTGCTCTGCTATTAGTGCCCCTCAGTTATTAGACAGCAAATTAATTACAGTGTTGTTTCTACCTCAGACTTCCTAG
- the LOC108695529 gene encoding gastrula zinc finger protein XlCGF57.1-like isoform X4: MDVPPADGFQERETEILQLKIKEEEEDSDYYQNPMGSSAASLTDVVTEIKCEEEDSVIKHHVTAVKCESSSEAELEVLQIKIKEEDPEDHLNSVESSEEALAEESCSRWDPDPSECLISPKKSLLVEASSHLDSLDSAKESLQEAGVLRTQHKTQTDSEEYEDCSASADTSAFICEKCGKCFFGNRDPPTHLCAAGTENLLDQCNNETIQGSLFTCTECGKHYNNKCSLKTHQLRHIGVKPFTCPDCGKTFSLKKDLNRHQKIHTGEKPFTCTECGKGFYLRGNLNIHYKIHTGEKPYACTECGKSFSEKSKLRKHHKIHTGEKPFTCTECGKSYSEKSKLLNHHKVHTGENLFNCTECGGTFLTKNSLTQHQMIHTGEKPFTCTECGKGFSTKNSLTSHERIHTGEKPFTCSECGKCFSRKCNLNVHERIHRKEEGKERERKSFPCAECGKTFAVKNNLKKHQQIHTLQRTIQRKRNIIAQQHNVLMGQEQAGLTSVTLCSAISAPQLLDSKLITVLFLPQTS; this comes from the exons ATGGATGTGCCTCCTGCTGATG GATTCCAAGAGAGGGAAACAGAAATATTACAATTAAAGataaaggaggaagaagaagactcTGATTATTATCAGAACCCAATGGGAAGCTCAGCGGCCTCACTTACTGATGTGG TCACTGAAATTAAATGTGAGGAGGAAGACTCTGTCATAAAGCATCACGTCACTGCCGTAAAGTGTGAAT cttcctcagaggcagaACTGGAAGTATTACAGATAAAGATAAAGGAAGAAGATCCTGAAGATCATCTGAACTCAGTAGAAAGCTCAGAAGAGGCACTTGCTGAAG AGAGTTGTAGCCGTTGGGATCCTGACCCCTCGGAATGTTTGATAAGTCCCAAGAAATCACTGTTGGTAGAAGCCAGTTCTCATTTGGATTCATTGGATTCAGCTAAGGAGTCATTACAGGAGGCTGGAGTGTTGCGGACACAACACAAAACACAGACTGACTCTGAGGAATACGAGGACTGCTCAGCAAGCGCCGACACATCTGCTTTTATCTGTGAAAAATGCGGGAAATGTTTCTTTGGCAATAGGGATCCTCCCACCCACCTCTGTGCTGCCGGTACTGAGAATTTACTGGATCAGTGTAATAATGAGACCATACAGGGGAGTCTCTTTACCTGCACTGAATGTGGCAAACACTACAACAATAAATGTAGcctaaaaacacatcagttgcgGCACATAGGAGTGAAACCATTCACATGCCCCGACTGCGGTAAAACGTTTTCTCTAAAGAAAGATCTCAACAGACACCAAAaaattcacactggagagaaaccgtTCACTTGCACAGAATGCGGCAAAGGCTTTTATCTAAGGGGCAACCTTAATATTCACTACAAGATTCACACTGGAGAAAAGCCTTACGCTTGCACGGAATGCGGCAAAAGCTTCTCTGAGAAGAGCAAGCTCCGCAAACACCACAAGattcacacgggagagaaaccgtTCACCTGCACGGAGTGTGGCAAGAGTTACTCTGAGAAGAGCAAGCTTCTCAACCACCATAAAGTCCACACGGGGGAGAACCTTTTCAACTGCACGGAATGTGGTGGAACCTTTCTAACCAAAAACTCGCTCACGCAACATCAGATGAtccacaccggggagaaaccattcacctgtacgGAATGTGGGAAAGGCTTCTCTACTAAAAACAGCCTGACGTCCCACGAGAGGattcacaccggggagaaacccttcacctGCTCTGAGTGCGGGAAATGCTTTTCTCGGAAGTGCAACCTTAACGTCCACGAGAGAATTCACAGAAAGGAAGAGGGAAAGGAAAGAGAGCGCAAGTCGTTCCCGTGTGCAGAATGTGGCAAGACTTTCGCCGTAAAGAACAACCTTAAGAAGCACCAGCAAATTCACACACTGCAGAGAACCATTCAGAGGAAAAGGAACATCATCGCTCAGCAGCACAATGTGCTCATGGGACAGGAACAGGCGGGACTTACATCAGTGACTTTGTGCTCTGCTATTAGTGCCCCTCAGTTATTAGACAGCAAATTAATTACAGTGTTGTTTCTACCTCAGACTTCCTAG
- the LOC108695529 gene encoding gastrula zinc finger protein XlCGF57.1-like isoform X3 has product MDVPPADGFQERETEILQLKIKEEEEDSDYYQNPMGSSAASLTDVVTEIKCEEEDSVIKHHVTAVKCESSSEAELEVLQIKIKEEDPEDHLNSVESSEEALAEGESCSRWDPDPSECLISPKKSLLVEASSHLDSLDSAKESLQEAGVLRTQHKTQTDSEEYEDCSASADTSAFICEKCGKCFFGNRDPPTHLCAAGTENLLDQCNNETIQGSLFTCTECGKHYNNKCSLKTHQLRHIGVKPFTCPDCGKTFSLKKDLNRHQKIHTGEKPFTCTECGKGFYLRGNLNIHYKIHTGEKPYACTECGKSFSEKSKLRKHHKIHTGEKPFTCTECGKSYSEKSKLLNHHKVHTGENLFNCTECGGTFLTKNSLTQHQMIHTGEKPFTCTECGKGFSTKNSLTSHERIHTGEKPFTCSECGKCFSRKCNLNVHERIHRKEEGKERERKSFPCAECGKTFAVKNNLKKHQQIHTLQRTIQRKRNIIAQQHNVLMGQEQAGLTSVTLCSAISAPQLLDSKLITVLFLPQTS; this is encoded by the exons ATGGATGTGCCTCCTGCTGATG GATTCCAAGAGAGGGAAACAGAAATATTACAATTAAAGataaaggaggaagaagaagactcTGATTATTATCAGAACCCAATGGGAAGCTCAGCGGCCTCACTTACTGATGTGG TCACTGAAATTAAATGTGAGGAGGAAGACTCTGTCATAAAGCATCACGTCACTGCCGTAAAGTGTGAAT cttcctcagaggcagaACTGGAAGTATTACAGATAAAGATAAAGGAAGAAGATCCTGAAGATCATCTGAACTCAGTAGAAAGCTCAGAAGAGGCACTTGCTGAAGGTG AGAGTTGTAGCCGTTGGGATCCTGACCCCTCGGAATGTTTGATAAGTCCCAAGAAATCACTGTTGGTAGAAGCCAGTTCTCATTTGGATTCATTGGATTCAGCTAAGGAGTCATTACAGGAGGCTGGAGTGTTGCGGACACAACACAAAACACAGACTGACTCTGAGGAATACGAGGACTGCTCAGCAAGCGCCGACACATCTGCTTTTATCTGTGAAAAATGCGGGAAATGTTTCTTTGGCAATAGGGATCCTCCCACCCACCTCTGTGCTGCCGGTACTGAGAATTTACTGGATCAGTGTAATAATGAGACCATACAGGGGAGTCTCTTTACCTGCACTGAATGTGGCAAACACTACAACAATAAATGTAGcctaaaaacacatcagttgcgGCACATAGGAGTGAAACCATTCACATGCCCCGACTGCGGTAAAACGTTTTCTCTAAAGAAAGATCTCAACAGACACCAAAaaattcacactggagagaaaccgtTCACTTGCACAGAATGCGGCAAAGGCTTTTATCTAAGGGGCAACCTTAATATTCACTACAAGATTCACACTGGAGAAAAGCCTTACGCTTGCACGGAATGCGGCAAAAGCTTCTCTGAGAAGAGCAAGCTCCGCAAACACCACAAGattcacacgggagagaaaccgtTCACCTGCACGGAGTGTGGCAAGAGTTACTCTGAGAAGAGCAAGCTTCTCAACCACCATAAAGTCCACACGGGGGAGAACCTTTTCAACTGCACGGAATGTGGTGGAACCTTTCTAACCAAAAACTCGCTCACGCAACATCAGATGAtccacaccggggagaaaccattcacctgtacgGAATGTGGGAAAGGCTTCTCTACTAAAAACAGCCTGACGTCCCACGAGAGGattcacaccggggagaaacccttcacctGCTCTGAGTGCGGGAAATGCTTTTCTCGGAAGTGCAACCTTAACGTCCACGAGAGAATTCACAGAAAGGAAGAGGGAAAGGAAAGAGAGCGCAAGTCGTTCCCGTGTGCAGAATGTGGCAAGACTTTCGCCGTAAAGAACAACCTTAAGAAGCACCAGCAAATTCACACACTGCAGAGAACCATTCAGAGGAAAAGGAACATCATCGCTCAGCAGCACAATGTGCTCATGGGACAGGAACAGGCGGGACTTACATCAGTGACTTTGTGCTCTGCTATTAGTGCCCCTCAGTTATTAGACAGCAAATTAATTACAGTGTTGTTTCTACCTCAGACTTCCTAG
- the LOC108695529 gene encoding gastrula zinc finger protein XlCGF57.1-like isoform X1 codes for MDVPPADGFQERETEILQLKIKEEEEDSDYYQNPMGSSAASLTDVVTEIKCEEEDSVIKHHVTAVKCECESVNVAASSEAELEVLQIKIKEEDPEDHLNSVESSEEALAEGESCSRWDPDPSECLISPKKSLLVEASSHLDSLDSAKESLQEAGVLRTQHKTQTDSEEYEDCSASADTSAFICEKCGKCFFGNRDPPTHLCAAGTENLLDQCNNETIQGSLFTCTECGKHYNNKCSLKTHQLRHIGVKPFTCPDCGKTFSLKKDLNRHQKIHTGEKPFTCTECGKGFYLRGNLNIHYKIHTGEKPYACTECGKSFSEKSKLRKHHKIHTGEKPFTCTECGKSYSEKSKLLNHHKVHTGENLFNCTECGGTFLTKNSLTQHQMIHTGEKPFTCTECGKGFSTKNSLTSHERIHTGEKPFTCSECGKCFSRKCNLNVHERIHRKEEGKERERKSFPCAECGKTFAVKNNLKKHQQIHTLQRTIQRKRNIIAQQHNVLMGQEQAGLTSVTLCSAISAPQLLDSKLITVLFLPQTS; via the exons ATGGATGTGCCTCCTGCTGATG GATTCCAAGAGAGGGAAACAGAAATATTACAATTAAAGataaaggaggaagaagaagactcTGATTATTATCAGAACCCAATGGGAAGCTCAGCGGCCTCACTTACTGATGTGG TCACTGAAATTAAATGTGAGGAGGAAGACTCTGTCATAAAGCATCACGTCACTGCCGTAAAGTGTGAATGTGAGTCAGTGAATGTGGCTG cttcctcagaggcagaACTGGAAGTATTACAGATAAAGATAAAGGAAGAAGATCCTGAAGATCATCTGAACTCAGTAGAAAGCTCAGAAGAGGCACTTGCTGAAGGTG AGAGTTGTAGCCGTTGGGATCCTGACCCCTCGGAATGTTTGATAAGTCCCAAGAAATCACTGTTGGTAGAAGCCAGTTCTCATTTGGATTCATTGGATTCAGCTAAGGAGTCATTACAGGAGGCTGGAGTGTTGCGGACACAACACAAAACACAGACTGACTCTGAGGAATACGAGGACTGCTCAGCAAGCGCCGACACATCTGCTTTTATCTGTGAAAAATGCGGGAAATGTTTCTTTGGCAATAGGGATCCTCCCACCCACCTCTGTGCTGCCGGTACTGAGAATTTACTGGATCAGTGTAATAATGAGACCATACAGGGGAGTCTCTTTACCTGCACTGAATGTGGCAAACACTACAACAATAAATGTAGcctaaaaacacatcagttgcgGCACATAGGAGTGAAACCATTCACATGCCCCGACTGCGGTAAAACGTTTTCTCTAAAGAAAGATCTCAACAGACACCAAAaaattcacactggagagaaaccgtTCACTTGCACAGAATGCGGCAAAGGCTTTTATCTAAGGGGCAACCTTAATATTCACTACAAGATTCACACTGGAGAAAAGCCTTACGCTTGCACGGAATGCGGCAAAAGCTTCTCTGAGAAGAGCAAGCTCCGCAAACACCACAAGattcacacgggagagaaaccgtTCACCTGCACGGAGTGTGGCAAGAGTTACTCTGAGAAGAGCAAGCTTCTCAACCACCATAAAGTCCACACGGGGGAGAACCTTTTCAACTGCACGGAATGTGGTGGAACCTTTCTAACCAAAAACTCGCTCACGCAACATCAGATGAtccacaccggggagaaaccattcacctgtacgGAATGTGGGAAAGGCTTCTCTACTAAAAACAGCCTGACGTCCCACGAGAGGattcacaccggggagaaacccttcacctGCTCTGAGTGCGGGAAATGCTTTTCTCGGAAGTGCAACCTTAACGTCCACGAGAGAATTCACAGAAAGGAAGAGGGAAAGGAAAGAGAGCGCAAGTCGTTCCCGTGTGCAGAATGTGGCAAGACTTTCGCCGTAAAGAACAACCTTAAGAAGCACCAGCAAATTCACACACTGCAGAGAACCATTCAGAGGAAAAGGAACATCATCGCTCAGCAGCACAATGTGCTCATGGGACAGGAACAGGCGGGACTTACATCAGTGACTTTGTGCTCTGCTATTAGTGCCCCTCAGTTATTAGACAGCAAATTAATTACAGTGTTGTTTCTACCTCAGACTTCCTAG
- the LOC108695529 gene encoding gastrula zinc finger protein XlCGF57.1-like isoform X5, with the protein MDVPPADGFQERETEILQLKIKEEEEDSDYYQNPMGSSAASLTDVVTEIKCEEEDSVIKHHVTAVKCECESVNVAASSEAELEVLQIKIKEEDPEDHLNSVESSEEALAEGESCSRWDPDPSECLISPKKSLLVEAKESLQEAGVLRTQHKTQTDSEEYEDCSASADTSAFICEKCGKCFFGNRDPPTHLCAAGTENLLDQCNNETIQGSLFTCTECGKHYNNKCSLKTHQLRHIGVKPFTCPDCGKTFSLKKDLNRHQKIHTGEKPFTCTECGKGFYLRGNLNIHYKIHTGEKPYACTECGKSFSEKSKLRKHHKIHTGEKPFTCTECGKSYSEKSKLLNHHKVHTGENLFNCTECGGTFLTKNSLTQHQMIHTGEKPFTCTECGKGFSTKNSLTSHERIHTGEKPFTCSECGKCFSRKCNLNVHERIHRKEEGKERERKSFPCAECGKTFAVKNNLKKHQQIHTLQRTIQRKRNIIAQQHNVLMGQEQAGLTSVTLCSAISAPQLLDSKLITVLFLPQTS; encoded by the exons ATGGATGTGCCTCCTGCTGATG GATTCCAAGAGAGGGAAACAGAAATATTACAATTAAAGataaaggaggaagaagaagactcTGATTATTATCAGAACCCAATGGGAAGCTCAGCGGCCTCACTTACTGATGTGG TCACTGAAATTAAATGTGAGGAGGAAGACTCTGTCATAAAGCATCACGTCACTGCCGTAAAGTGTGAATGTGAGTCAGTGAATGTGGCTG cttcctcagaggcagaACTGGAAGTATTACAGATAAAGATAAAGGAAGAAGATCCTGAAGATCATCTGAACTCAGTAGAAAGCTCAGAAGAGGCACTTGCTGAAGGTG AGAGTTGTAGCCGTTGGGATCCTGACCCCTCGGAATGTTTGATAAGTCCCAAGAAATCACTGTTGGTAGAAGCC AAGGAGTCATTACAGGAGGCTGGAGTGTTGCGGACACAACACAAAACACAGACTGACTCTGAGGAATACGAGGACTGCTCAGCAAGCGCCGACACATCTGCTTTTATCTGTGAAAAATGCGGGAAATGTTTCTTTGGCAATAGGGATCCTCCCACCCACCTCTGTGCTGCCGGTACTGAGAATTTACTGGATCAGTGTAATAATGAGACCATACAGGGGAGTCTCTTTACCTGCACTGAATGTGGCAAACACTACAACAATAAATGTAGcctaaaaacacatcagttgcgGCACATAGGAGTGAAACCATTCACATGCCCCGACTGCGGTAAAACGTTTTCTCTAAAGAAAGATCTCAACAGACACCAAAaaattcacactggagagaaaccgtTCACTTGCACAGAATGCGGCAAAGGCTTTTATCTAAGGGGCAACCTTAATATTCACTACAAGATTCACACTGGAGAAAAGCCTTACGCTTGCACGGAATGCGGCAAAAGCTTCTCTGAGAAGAGCAAGCTCCGCAAACACCACAAGattcacacgggagagaaaccgtTCACCTGCACGGAGTGTGGCAAGAGTTACTCTGAGAAGAGCAAGCTTCTCAACCACCATAAAGTCCACACGGGGGAGAACCTTTTCAACTGCACGGAATGTGGTGGAACCTTTCTAACCAAAAACTCGCTCACGCAACATCAGATGAtccacaccggggagaaaccattcacctgtacgGAATGTGGGAAAGGCTTCTCTACTAAAAACAGCCTGACGTCCCACGAGAGGattcacaccggggagaaacccttcacctGCTCTGAGTGCGGGAAATGCTTTTCTCGGAAGTGCAACCTTAACGTCCACGAGAGAATTCACAGAAAGGAAGAGGGAAAGGAAAGAGAGCGCAAGTCGTTCCCGTGTGCAGAATGTGGCAAGACTTTCGCCGTAAAGAACAACCTTAAGAAGCACCAGCAAATTCACACACTGCAGAGAACCATTCAGAGGAAAAGGAACATCATCGCTCAGCAGCACAATGTGCTCATGGGACAGGAACAGGCGGGACTTACATCAGTGACTTTGTGCTCTGCTATTAGTGCCCCTCAGTTATTAGACAGCAAATTAATTACAGTGTTGTTTCTACCTCAGACTTCCTAG